A region from the Salidesulfovibrio onnuriiensis genome encodes:
- a CDS encoding type I restriction-modification system subunit M, producing the protein MLQNNPELKSKIGQLWNKFWAGGISNPLTAIEQITYLLFMKRLDELDQKKQADAEWTGEPYTSKFDGLWIPPGFRGKEDEEYHAVDRYTLRWREFKHMQAEEMLQHVQTRVFPFLQDMNGATSNFTRHMKNAVFIIPKPALLVEAVKTIDEIFEIMEHDSQEKGQAFQDIQGDVYEMLLSEIATAGKNGQFRTPRHIIKLMADLVRPQLGHRIADPACGSGGFLLGAYQYIVTELAKKAGAKDLRPDEDGFVRTSVAAGYTEKAQAILQASLFGYDIDSTMVRLGLMNLMMHGIDEPNIDYKDTLSKSYSEEAAYDIVMANPPFTGSIDKGDINENLTVATTKTELLFVENIYRLLKKGGTACVIVPQGVLFGSGKAFKALRETLVNRCDLKAVITMPSGVFKPYAGVSTAILLFTKVWGPKEKVTKAATEHVWFYEMQADGYSLDDKRSKLEGYGDLLDIVDKYHERAPEVDIDRKQQFFVVPHADIKAEDYDLSFSRYKEEEFEEVEYEAPGVILSRLLEEEVGEMGDAELARMQGGIVRELLELRKMVR; encoded by the coding sequence GTGCTTCAAAATAATCCCGAACTCAAAAGCAAGATCGGCCAGCTCTGGAACAAGTTCTGGGCTGGTGGCATTTCCAACCCGCTCACTGCTATAGAACAGATTACCTATCTGCTGTTCATGAAGCGGCTCGACGAGTTGGACCAGAAGAAACAGGCCGATGCCGAGTGGACCGGTGAGCCCTATACGTCAAAATTTGATGGGCTGTGGATTCCTCCTGGATTCCGAGGCAAAGAAGACGAAGAATATCACGCTGTCGACAGATACACACTGCGCTGGCGCGAGTTCAAGCATATGCAGGCCGAGGAGATGCTCCAGCACGTCCAGACTAGGGTCTTTCCCTTCCTCCAGGATATGAACGGGGCAACGTCCAACTTCACCCGCCACATGAAAAATGCTGTCTTCATCATCCCCAAGCCAGCCCTGCTGGTGGAGGCGGTGAAGACCATCGACGAGATCTTCGAGATTATGGAGCATGACTCGCAAGAGAAGGGGCAGGCATTTCAGGACATCCAGGGCGATGTCTACGAAATGCTTCTTTCCGAGATCGCCACGGCAGGCAAGAACGGCCAGTTCCGTACACCACGCCACATCATCAAGCTGATGGCCGATTTGGTGCGTCCGCAACTGGGCCATCGCATCGCCGACCCGGCCTGTGGTTCCGGCGGCTTCCTGCTCGGGGCCTACCAGTATATCGTCACGGAGTTGGCGAAAAAGGCCGGGGCCAAGGACCTACGGCCCGACGAGGACGGCTTTGTCCGAACCTCGGTGGCCGCGGGGTACACCGAAAAGGCCCAGGCCATCCTGCAAGCCTCGCTCTTCGGCTACGACATCGACAGCACCATGGTGCGCTTGGGGTTGATGAACCTGATGATGCACGGCATCGACGAGCCGAACATCGACTACAAGGACACCCTCTCCAAGAGTTACAGCGAGGAAGCCGCATACGACATTGTCATGGCCAACCCACCCTTTACCGGTAGCATCGACAAGGGCGACATCAACGAGAACCTCACGGTGGCCACCACCAAGACCGAGCTGCTCTTTGTCGAGAATATCTACCGCCTGCTGAAAAAAGGCGGCACTGCCTGCGTCATTGTCCCCCAAGGAGTGTTGTTCGGCTCGGGCAAGGCCTTCAAGGCCCTGCGTGAGACATTGGTGAACCGTTGCGATCTTAAAGCCGTTATCACTATGCCCAGCGGAGTGTTCAAGCCCTACGCCGGGGTCTCCACAGCCATCCTGCTCTTCACCAAGGTCTGGGGGCCGAAGGAGAAGGTAACGAAAGCGGCCACGGAGCATGTCTGGTTCTACGAGATGCAAGCCGACGGCTACTCCCTGGATGATAAGCGCAGCAAGCTGGAAGGCTATGGAGATTTGTTGGATATCGTGGACAAATACCATGAACGAGCCCCAGAGGTCGACATCGATCGCAAGCAACAATTTTTTGTGGTGCCTCATGCCGATATTAAGGCAGAAGACTATGATTTGTCCTTTTCTCGCTACAAGGAGGAGGAGTTTGAAGAGGTGGAATACGAAGCTCCTGGGGTTATTCTATCGCGCTTGTTGGAGGAGGAAGTGGGGGAAATGGGAGATGCCGAGCTGGCTAGGATGCAAGGCGGGATCGTGCGGGAACTATTGGAGCTGAGGAAGATGGTTAGATGA
- a CDS encoding restriction endonuclease subunit S: MSYPEVPFGKLAHDKGALIDGPFGSNLKASEYVDSGVPIIRLQNIKPNEYFPKDIKYISRSKAKTLSRHSYKAGDVVIAKLGAVGTACIVPVHCEDGVIVADVVRFRSDQSKISHSYLSFFLNSSEGQKRVKQFSKGTTRLRTNLTDLKKVQIPLPPLDDQKRIAYLLGKVEGLIARRKQHLQQLDNLLKSVFLEMFSPHSPGYEAWPLVEIKNLAAKHKGAMRTGPFGSNLLHSEFSTEGDVAVLGIDNAVQNHFAWGERRFISKEKYKELQNYRIFPGDVIVTIMGTIGRSAVIPDDIPVAINTKHLAAITLNKEIANPLFLSYSIHSSPYILNQFRSKNRGAIMNGLNLGIIKETKLKRPPIDLQNQFAAIHTRVDEVKSRYQQSLADLENLYGALSQKAFKGTLDLSRIALPDEQQDGMAEEYQPQEIHEVNPALGSLELSTPDIEALLDLATPDGRKRIIEQWLKECTGQMRVGETFSAQLFLEKVLNKMIELDHDGLFEDWGRDGEPKVTVADYDNLKDMIFKLVENGTLIQAFATGINSLQVAPA; this comes from the coding sequence ATGAGTTATCCCGAAGTCCCTTTTGGTAAATTGGCACATGATAAAGGTGCTCTGATCGATGGGCCATTCGGATCAAATTTGAAAGCATCTGAGTATGTTGATTCCGGCGTGCCCATTATTCGACTGCAAAACATTAAACCAAATGAGTATTTTCCTAAGGATATTAAGTATATTTCCAGGTCAAAAGCGAAGACTCTGTCACGACATAGCTATAAGGCAGGCGATGTCGTTATAGCAAAGCTTGGGGCTGTTGGGACAGCATGCATAGTGCCAGTTCACTGTGAAGATGGAGTTATTGTTGCAGATGTTGTTAGATTTAGAAGTGACCAGAGCAAGATTAGCCATAGCTATCTTTCCTTTTTTTTGAATTCTTCTGAAGGTCAAAAACGTGTTAAACAATTCAGTAAAGGTACGACTCGACTACGTACAAACTTAACTGATCTCAAAAAAGTTCAAATCCCCCTCCCTCCGCTCGACGACCAAAAGCGCATTGCCTATCTGCTCGGCAAGGTGGAAGGGCTGATCGCTCGACGCAAACAACACCTGCAACAACTCGACAATCTGCTCAAAAGCGTTTTTCTGGAGATGTTCTCCCCGCATTCGCCGGGCTATGAGGCTTGGCCCCTAGTTGAGATAAAAAACCTTGCAGCAAAACATAAAGGTGCGATGCGCACAGGCCCTTTTGGGTCGAACCTGCTGCACAGCGAGTTCTCCACTGAAGGTGATGTGGCGGTACTAGGCATTGATAATGCGGTACAAAATCATTTCGCATGGGGAGAACGAAGATTTATTTCAAAGGAAAAATATAAGGAACTTCAGAATTATAGAATCTTTCCTGGCGATGTGATCGTCACCATCATGGGAACAATCGGCCGCTCCGCAGTTATCCCTGATGACATTCCTGTGGCCATTAACACTAAGCACTTAGCGGCGATAACGTTAAACAAGGAAATCGCCAATCCATTATTCCTTTCCTACTCAATTCATTCAAGCCCATACATTCTTAACCAGTTTAGAAGCAAGAATCGCGGAGCGATTATGAACGGCCTGAATCTGGGTATTATTAAAGAGACCAAACTCAAACGTCCTCCGATCGATTTGCAAAATCAGTTTGCAGCGATTCACACCAGAGTTGATGAGGTCAAATCTCGCTACCAGCAAAGCTTGGCCGATTTGGAAAATCTCTATGGAGCACTGAGCCAGAAGGCGTTCAAGGGCACGCTGGATTTGTCTCGAATTGCTCTGCCCGATGAGCAACAAGATGGTATGGCCGAAGAATATCAACCTCAGGAGATACATGAAGTCAATCCAGCTCTTGGGTCTCTGGAACTATCGACTCCTGACATTGAAGCATTACTGGACTTGGCGACGCCCGATGGGCGCAAGCGGATCATTGAGCAGTGGTTAAAAGAATGCACCGGGCAAATGAGGGTTGGTGAGACTTTTTCTGCTCAACTGTTTCTGGAGAAAGTTCTGAACAAGATGATTGAGTTGGATCATGATGGGTTGTTTGAAGATTGGGGACGAGATGGGGAGCCCAAGGTAACTGTTGCAGACTATGACAACCTTAAGGACATGATTTTTAAACTGGTAGAAAACGGTACCCTAATTCAGGCCTTCGCTACTGGAATCAACTCATTGCAAGTGGCTCCCGCCTAA
- a CDS encoding restriction system-associated AAA family ATPase, with protein sequence MKLIHIKLTDPKGFRSLQPGFEYHFRSGWNLEEEQGFAPFVCAGRNGSGKSNLLELLAAIFYHMECIYLTNKPDSFVYNEETNPKGFLGAVSKPDAFELTYRFNRIDKKFYPPATAGVAQAGRTFAGSTEFRDRIRPFEIHISKKLEKHPVVTQTNLETSEQKELVDGQEIREFLPEYVLGYSSGENEILSLPFFKMRFIQFDEYWQGLRDQSGYPGYPESRMAYLDSEFSQAIMLCNLLFQDENSLAPFREDVKIEQLKEFRIILRGFVDVGEDKINEYTARAPYGVGDKDQYATHPAIFVEEKHGFNQINWLQLIDSDDSSADNFNPIVTRLKLCATCWYKDEDTDTLYLDYSVNEETQRAFRNNFSNDPLELFQAFRVLLTLNLYSVSSSLKADLYQSSSHYMGETVPTLASDERIMRFKFVKFSKTDLAEPVMLKDLSDGEHQLLHSLGLCLLFKGTQSLFLLDEPETHFNPDWRANFISRLHECFKGEQNNHEMLITTHTPFLISDSGQSTGVQQERWRGFCYPSRLQYHGRVHQQDHHVHLRQTRDHRRLCSVYA encoded by the coding sequence ATGAAGCTAATTCACATCAAGCTCACTGACCCCAAAGGATTTCGCAGTCTTCAGCCGGGATTTGAATACCACTTTCGTAGCGGATGGAATTTAGAGGAAGAACAAGGATTCGCTCCGTTTGTCTGTGCGGGGCGCAATGGCAGCGGCAAATCAAACCTTCTGGAACTGCTGGCGGCAATATTCTACCATATGGAGTGCATCTATCTGACAAATAAGCCAGATAGCTTTGTGTATAACGAAGAGACAAACCCAAAGGGGTTCCTGGGGGCGGTTTCAAAGCCAGATGCTTTTGAACTGACATACAGATTTAATCGAATCGACAAGAAATTCTATCCCCCAGCCACCGCTGGAGTAGCTCAGGCTGGCAGAACGTTCGCCGGATCAACAGAATTTCGTGATCGCATCCGTCCATTTGAAATACATATATCCAAAAAGCTCGAGAAACACCCTGTCGTCACACAAACCAATCTCGAAACCAGTGAACAAAAAGAACTGGTTGATGGGCAAGAAATTCGAGAATTCTTGCCGGAATATGTCCTAGGCTATTCTTCCGGAGAAAACGAAATTCTCAGCCTGCCATTTTTTAAGATGCGCTTTATCCAGTTCGATGAATATTGGCAGGGACTGAGAGACCAAAGCGGCTATCCCGGCTACCCCGAGTCCCGAATGGCCTACCTTGATAGCGAGTTCAGTCAGGCCATCATGCTTTGCAACCTGTTGTTTCAGGACGAAAACTCACTGGCTCCATTTAGGGAGGATGTGAAGATAGAACAACTCAAAGAGTTTCGTATTATTCTTCGGGGATTTGTTGATGTGGGCGAAGATAAGATCAATGAGTATACCGCCAGAGCTCCTTACGGTGTTGGAGATAAGGATCAGTATGCTACACACCCGGCAATATTCGTCGAGGAAAAGCATGGATTTAACCAAATTAATTGGTTGCAACTGATAGATTCTGATGACTCGTCCGCAGATAACTTTAATCCAATAGTTACCCGTTTGAAGCTTTGTGCTACTTGCTGGTATAAAGACGAAGACACCGATACCCTCTATCTCGATTATTCCGTAAATGAAGAAACACAGAGAGCATTTCGTAATAATTTCAGCAACGATCCGCTTGAGCTTTTTCAGGCTTTCCGGGTATTGCTGACACTCAATCTCTACTCTGTCAGCAGTTCCCTTAAGGCCGACCTTTATCAATCCAGCAGCCACTATATGGGCGAGACGGTGCCAACGCTGGCCTCGGATGAGCGTATCATGCGCTTCAAGTTCGTCAAATTCAGCAAGACGGACTTGGCCGAGCCTGTCATGCTCAAAGACCTGTCCGATGGCGAGCACCAGTTGTTGCATTCCTTGGGCCTCTGTCTGCTATTCAAGGGCACGCAGAGCCTATTCTTGCTCGACGAGCCAGAGACTCATTTCAACCCCGACTGGCGCGCAAACTTTATATCCAGGCTACATGAATGCTTTAAGGGTGAACAAAACAACCATGAGATGCTAATTACAACTCATACGCCATTCCTGATCTCGGACAGTGGACAAAGTACTGGTGTTCAACAAGAGCGATGGCGTGGTTTCTGTTACCCATCCCGACTACAATACCATGGGCGCGTCCATCAACAAGATCACCATGTCCACCTTCGGCAAACGAGAGACCATAGGCGTCTATGCTCAGTCTATGCTTGA
- a CDS encoding HNH endonuclease: MLFPYTYVSHQMDKMQEFINFIFFEVWCEAPNSGAFSLELFDANAELKEVMVAFHYSDSYGAEFFSGHVERIYGLFAALDPAQINQLTLWYRANNNIERVCANDPAVDIARYADIDAILPDLSAQLASFFKELYSQRFRNVAALRQKIGDIDDHYKAFMGVNRVGKCPFCGIADIKGIYHSTREAYDHYLPKALYPFNSINFHNLVPACHNCNSSYKTSKDPAYTPKDPAGEIHRRKVFYPYANPGHCIELTVDLENSDIDHITPEEIRLTFGPLAIHEEIETWKDVYGIEDRYKAKFCDGDAKAWIEQIRILRDHGLPPQSSLSVVQEETEIDPFANANFLKNAFLKGCERAGVIDILRQP; encoded by the coding sequence ATGCTTTTCCCATATACGTATGTTTCTCACCAGATGGATAAAATGCAGGAGTTCATTAACTTCATTTTTTTTGAAGTTTGGTGCGAAGCACCTAACAGCGGTGCTTTTAGTCTCGAACTGTTTGACGCCAACGCCGAACTCAAAGAAGTGATGGTAGCTTTCCATTACTCAGATTCCTACGGGGCGGAGTTCTTTAGCGGCCACGTTGAACGGATTTATGGTTTATTCGCTGCATTGGATCCTGCACAGATAAATCAGCTCACCCTTTGGTATCGGGCTAATAATAACATTGAAAGAGTTTGTGCAAATGATCCAGCTGTTGATATTGCTCGCTATGCCGATATTGACGCCATACTTCCGGACTTGAGTGCGCAACTGGCTTCATTCTTCAAAGAACTCTATTCACAACGATTTCGTAATGTTGCTGCACTTCGTCAGAAGATCGGCGACATCGACGATCATTACAAAGCATTCATGGGTGTTAACAGGGTCGGTAAATGTCCTTTTTGCGGCATCGCTGACATAAAGGGCATCTACCACTCAACACGAGAAGCCTACGACCATTACCTTCCCAAGGCTCTTTACCCTTTTAACTCTATCAACTTTCATAACCTTGTTCCGGCATGTCATAACTGTAACAGCAGTTATAAAACCAGCAAAGATCCTGCCTATACTCCCAAAGACCCTGCCGGTGAAATACATAGACGAAAAGTTTTCTATCCTTATGCAAATCCCGGACATTGCATTGAATTGACTGTTGATCTGGAAAACTCAGATATCGACCATATTACACCCGAAGAGATACGACTGACATTCGGACCTCTCGCCATTCATGAAGAAATCGAAACTTGGAAAGACGTGTATGGCATTGAAGATCGATACAAGGCTAAATTCTGTGATGGAGATGCCAAGGCTTGGATTGAGCAGATTCGTATTTTGCGTGACCATGGGCTACCCCCGCAAAGTTCGTTGAGTGTCGTACAAGAAGAAACAGAGATCGATCCTTTTGCGAATGCCAATTTCTTAAAAAATGCATTTCTCAAAGGGTGCGAACGAGCAGGGGTCATTGATATCCTGCGGCAGCCATAA
- a CDS encoding tyrosine-type recombinase/integrase yields the protein MATIRKRGQKWEVRIRKKGQPTQSKSFKYKADADAWVQEIETEMNKGQFVSRKEAESTTLKEALDRFIEEYIPRLKMAANETRRAKAIQKREIASKLMAAIRTKDIADFIKEREGDGVKPNTIRLDLAILSRLFEVAATDWGMESLVNPVKRARKPKLPGGRTRRLQPAPSKDGKSEEERLLAACGNNFKPVFQFAIETAMRRSEIANLEWSCVDLKRRTAYLRDTKNKSERTVPLSPAAIEILKSFPRQISGSVFGMSENAITIAMRRATKAAGIQGLTFHDLRHEATSRLFENTDLDLLEIAEITGHKNLQMLKRYTHLRAERLAERLAGKSREKS from the coding sequence ATGGCGACCATCCGAAAACGAGGCCAGAAATGGGAAGTCCGCATCCGCAAGAAAGGCCAGCCAACGCAAAGCAAATCCTTCAAGTACAAAGCTGACGCCGACGCGTGGGTCCAGGAAATCGAAACAGAGATGAACAAGGGCCAGTTCGTCTCCCGCAAGGAAGCCGAAAGCACAACCTTGAAAGAAGCCCTCGACCGTTTCATCGAGGAGTACATCCCCCGCCTCAAGATGGCCGCCAATGAAACGCGAAGAGCCAAGGCCATACAGAAACGCGAGATAGCTAGCAAACTCATGGCGGCGATCCGCACAAAGGACATCGCGGACTTCATCAAGGAAAGAGAAGGCGACGGCGTCAAGCCGAATACAATCCGCCTTGATCTGGCGATCCTTTCGAGGCTCTTCGAAGTCGCTGCAACCGACTGGGGAATGGAGAGCTTGGTAAACCCCGTAAAGCGCGCGAGGAAGCCAAAGCTGCCAGGGGGGCGGACACGACGCCTGCAACCAGCGCCGTCCAAGGACGGAAAGAGTGAAGAGGAACGCCTCCTCGCCGCATGCGGCAATAACTTCAAACCGGTGTTCCAATTCGCCATCGAGACAGCCATGCGTCGCTCGGAGATCGCCAATCTCGAATGGAGCTGTGTCGATTTGAAACGAAGGACCGCATACCTTCGAGACACGAAGAACAAATCAGAAAGAACAGTACCACTTTCTCCTGCGGCCATTGAGATATTGAAAAGTTTCCCGCGGCAGATTTCGGGTTCAGTATTTGGCATGAGCGAAAATGCGATCACCATTGCAATGCGCCGAGCGACAAAGGCGGCTGGAATCCAGGGACTGACGTTTCACGACCTCAGACACGAAGCCACGTCGAGACTGTTTGAGAATACGGACCTGGACTTGCTGGAAATCGCGGAAATCACCGGGCATAAGAATTTGCAGATGCTGAAACGGTATACGCATTTGAGGGCGGAGAGGTTGGCGGAGAGATTGGCAGGAAAAAGTAGAGAGAAGAGCTAG
- a CDS encoding ABC transporter substrate-binding protein, with product MFSQRPEDFVRRLMLFVLVLLVAACDASAPVDTDGGAVPGVSDTVVRVGSSLALTGHAGYLGTQTLRGAMSCIRSVNEAGGVHGRTIEVDAVDDSYDPPRCLANTQNFIIGNNVFALFSYVGTPTTVKIMPMLEEAGVPLLGVFTGANALREPFNKYIINIRASYYQETEAAVRHLVQDLGFSRIAVFYQFDAYGFDGLIGTELGLKRFGLEPVARGSYIRGTQDVEEGLARIKASKAQAVVMVGTYDACARFIRRATDEDFTPVYYNVSFVGAEELARRLRDLPRAPVVMSQVVPPPVAEITNESALDYVRLLGRYYPGEVPSFVGLEGYLNARILVEGLRRAGRDLTREGFIRAIESIADYPLGPDLHISFGPQDHQGLDRVYFTRLREGRIEPLKDWKTLAPSAGGQGGGS from the coding sequence ATGTTCTCTCAACGACCGGAGGATTTTGTGCGCCGACTCATGCTCTTCGTGCTGGTGCTGCTCGTGGCCGCCTGCGATGCGTCCGCTCCCGTGGATACGGATGGCGGGGCTGTCCCGGGCGTGAGCGACACCGTGGTGCGCGTGGGCTCGTCGCTGGCGCTCACCGGCCATGCGGGGTACCTGGGCACCCAGACCCTGCGCGGAGCTATGAGCTGCATCCGGTCCGTGAACGAGGCCGGAGGCGTGCACGGGCGCACCATCGAGGTGGATGCCGTGGACGATTCCTACGACCCGCCCCGGTGCCTGGCCAACACCCAGAATTTCATCATCGGCAACAACGTGTTCGCCCTGTTCAGCTACGTGGGCACTCCAACCACCGTGAAGATCATGCCCATGCTGGAGGAGGCGGGCGTCCCGCTGCTGGGCGTGTTCACCGGCGCCAATGCCCTGCGCGAGCCCTTCAACAAGTACATCATCAACATTCGCGCCTCCTATTACCAGGAGACCGAGGCCGCAGTGCGCCATCTGGTGCAGGACCTGGGCTTCAGCCGGATCGCCGTGTTCTACCAGTTCGACGCCTACGGGTTCGACGGGCTCATCGGCACGGAACTGGGCCTCAAGCGGTTCGGCCTGGAACCGGTGGCGCGCGGCTCCTATATCCGGGGCACGCAGGACGTGGAGGAAGGCCTGGCCAGGATCAAGGCCTCGAAGGCCCAGGCCGTGGTCATGGTCGGCACCTATGACGCCTGCGCCCGATTTATCCGTCGGGCCACTGACGAGGACTTCACCCCCGTTTACTACAACGTCTCCTTTGTGGGGGCCGAGGAGCTGGCCCGCAGGCTGCGCGATCTTCCCCGGGCCCCGGTGGTCATGTCCCAGGTGGTGCCCCCGCCTGTGGCCGAGATCACCAACGAAAGCGCCCTGGACTACGTGCGGCTGCTGGGCCGCTACTATCCGGGCGAGGTCCCCAGTTTCGTAGGCCTGGAGGGCTACCTGAACGCCCGCATCCTGGTGGAGGGTCTCAGGCGCGCGGGCCGGGACCTGACGCGGGAGGGCTTTATCCGGGCCATCGAGTCCATCGCGGACTACCCGCTGGGGCCGGACCTGCATATTTCCTTTGGCCCCCAGGACCATCAGGGCCTGGATCGCGTCTACTTCACGCGTTTGCGGGAGGGGAGGATCGAGCCTCTGAAGGATTGGAAGACCCTCGCGCCTTCGGCCGGCGGGCAGGGGGGCGGCTCGTGA
- a CDS encoding ATP-binding protein, producing MVRRFERASLKNKLMLSMLVGILLISATIAFIARWILVSSLTNELEQRGAAIAHSVAERGGSCILDNDIPRLLSLIFDERRLHERKKLVSYIVIEDQHGKVLAHTMTRRLPPAVLAHELPQDLRQSIQLVDLDGEAVYDIAAGINEGLYRIGTVHVGLNKSHIDSLVSKLRVAFLGFISGVVVIAFFLSNRLSRNITKPIRDLTAIADEISRGNFDIPIEASAPDDGWDFSDCPAYPNSDLPCWHFDLSHTERPDRMPEEYRNCRRCVFYSKREGDEVTQLADSFRNMVWSIRLYRHRLRESEEKYRSLFDSGPDPIFVVDCESGRVMDANPRVEELYGYSRDELRLMSYTSLAPENYQECLDHFDDGGGCIYFPKAIHYKRGQAPFFVNMHACPISYRGRHAIIVAVTDITEMIEKDAQLIQAGKMKSLGEMSAGIAHELNQPLNAIKMGSEYLMMVEETGQDIPARQRLEVVAEISAQVDRASGIINTLRSFGRQADLVTEKVDINGPVRAVLSLLRRQFELDNIRFRLDLPEGLPAIKAHGNRLQQVVFNLVTNARDAINDGSDPGDKAGERVIFIRTQASGGSVRLEVGDTGPGMTEEVRGKVFEPFFTTKEAGQGMGLGLAISYGIVKDYGGEVQIESEPGAGTVFRLVFPAA from the coding sequence ATGGTGCGGCGTTTCGAGCGGGCTTCGCTCAAGAACAAGCTGATGCTGTCCATGCTGGTGGGCATCCTGCTGATCTCGGCCACCATCGCCTTTATCGCCCGCTGGATCCTGGTTTCCTCCCTGACCAACGAACTGGAGCAGCGCGGCGCGGCCATTGCCCACTCCGTGGCCGAGCGGGGCGGCAGCTGCATCCTGGACAACGACATCCCCCGGCTTTTGAGTCTCATTTTCGACGAGCGCAGGCTGCACGAGCGTAAGAAGCTGGTTTCCTACATCGTCATCGAGGACCAGCACGGAAAGGTGCTGGCCCATACCATGACCCGCAGGCTGCCCCCGGCCGTGCTGGCCCACGAACTGCCCCAGGATCTCCGCCAGAGCATCCAACTGGTCGACCTGGACGGCGAGGCGGTCTATGACATCGCCGCGGGCATCAACGAGGGCCTGTACCGCATCGGCACCGTGCACGTGGGGCTGAACAAGAGCCATATCGACAGCCTGGTTTCCAAGCTGCGCGTGGCCTTCCTGGGATTCATCTCCGGGGTGGTGGTCATCGCCTTTTTCCTTTCCAACAGGCTTTCCCGCAACATCACCAAGCCCATCCGCGACCTCACGGCCATTGCCGACGAGATCAGCCGGGGCAATTTCGACATCCCCATCGAGGCCAGCGCGCCCGACGACGGCTGGGATTTCTCCGACTGCCCGGCCTATCCCAACAGCGACCTTCCCTGCTGGCATTTCGACCTTTCCCATACGGAACGGCCCGACCGCATGCCCGAGGAATACCGCAACTGCAGGCGGTGCGTGTTCTACAGCAAGCGGGAGGGCGACGAGGTCACCCAGCTCGCGGATTCCTTCCGCAACATGGTCTGGTCCATCCGGCTGTACCGCCACCGGCTGCGCGAGTCCGAGGAAAAATACCGCTCCCTGTTCGATTCCGGGCCGGATCCCATTTTCGTGGTGGATTGCGAAAGCGGCAGGGTCATGGACGCCAACCCCCGGGTCGAGGAGCTCTACGGCTATTCGCGCGACGAGCTCAGGCTCATGTCCTATACCTCGCTCGCGCCGGAGAATTACCAGGAATGCCTGGACCATTTCGACGACGGTGGCGGCTGCATCTATTTCCCCAAGGCCATCCATTACAAGCGCGGGCAGGCTCCCTTTTTCGTGAACATGCACGCCTGCCCCATCTCGTACCGGGGGCGGCACGCCATCATCGTGGCCGTCACGGACATCACCGAGATGATCGAGAAGGACGCCCAGCTCATCCAGGCCGGTAAGATGAAATCCCTGGGCGAGATGTCGGCGGGCATCGCCCACGAACTCAACCAGCCGCTGAACGCCATCAAGATGGGCAGCGAATACCTCATGATGGTGGAGGAGACCGGCCAGGACATCCCGGCCCGCCAGCGCCTCGAGGTCGTGGCCGAGATCAGTGCCCAGGTGGATCGCGCCTCGGGCATTATCAACACCCTGCGTTCCTTTGGCCGCCAGGCCGATCTGGTCACGGAAAAGGTGGACATCAACGGCCCGGTTCGGGCCGTGCTCTCCCTGCTGCGCCGCCAGTTCGAGCTGGACAACATCCGTTTCCGGCTGGACCTTCCGGAGGGGCTGCCGGCGATCAAGGCCCACGGCAACCGGCTGCAACAGGTGGTCTTCAATCTGGTGACCAATGCCCGCGACGCCATCAACGACGGCAGCGACCCCGGGGACAAGGCCGGCGAACGCGTCATTTTCATCCGGACCCAGGCCTCGGGCGGTTCGGTCCGCCTGGAGGTGGGGGATACCGGGCCGGGCATGACCGAGGAGGTGCGCGGCAAGGTTTTCGAGCCGTTCTTCACCACCAAGGAGGCCGGCCAGGGCATGGGGCTCGGGCTTGCCATCTCCTATGGAATCGTGAAGGATTACGGCGGAGAGGTTCAGATCGAGAGCGAACCGGGCGCGGGCACTGTGTTCCGGCTCGTGTTCCCGGCCGCATAA